From Spirochaetaceae bacterium, the proteins below share one genomic window:
- a CDS encoding methyl-accepting chemotaxis protein, whose product MIVKAAESADRTEKFAEEAAKNAQEGGLAVSKTVTAMQSIAEKISIIEDIAGQTNLLALNAAIEAARAGDAGRGFAVVAGEVRKLAERSAVSAAQISVLSQDSLNIAETAGQLINNIVPQIQATTQLIQEIAESGHQQSAGIKQIEKAMAQLDSITQSNAASSEELAGSAEQLNTQAAKLKQEMAFFKIKN is encoded by the coding sequence AGTTAAAGCCGCCGAAAGCGCCGACCGCACCGAAAAATTTGCCGAAGAAGCCGCTAAAAATGCCCAAGAAGGCGGCCTAGCCGTTAGTAAAACTGTTACCGCTATGCAAAGTATTGCCGAAAAAATTAGCATTATCGAGGATATTGCCGGCCAAACCAATTTGCTGGCCCTTAATGCCGCCATCGAGGCCGCCCGGGCCGGTGATGCCGGGCGCGGTTTTGCTGTGGTGGCCGGCGAGGTACGCAAATTGGCCGAACGCAGCGCCGTTAGCGCCGCCCAAATTAGTGTGCTCTCTCAAGACAGCTTAAACATTGCCGAAACGGCCGGCCAATTAATTAATAATATTGTACCGCAAATACAAGCCACCACTCAGCTTATCCAAGAAATAGCCGAGTCTGGCCATCAGCAAAGCGCCGGCATTAAACAAATAGAAAAAGCTATGGCCCAGCTGGATAGCATAACTCAAAGTAATGCCGCCAGCAGTGAAGAACTGGCCGGCAGCGCCGAACAGTTAAACACCCAAGCCGCTAAACTTAAACAAGAAATGGCTTTTTTCAAAATTAAAAATTAA